The following coding sequences lie in one Candidatus Kryptobacter tengchongensis genomic window:
- a CDS encoding IMP cyclohydrolase, with amino-acid sequence MKIKTALISVYDKTGIVEFARELQELDIEIISTGGTYNVLVQNGIKSKRVEEITGFPEILNGRVKTLHPKILAGILALRGNPRHEEQLKSFDITPIDLVVVNLYPFSDVIKRGNFTIEEVIEQIDVGGVSLLRAGAKNYKYVAVVVNPQRYEQVIKELKSSGGELSEKTRIMLAVEAFKHTSNYDATIANFFASQLTEDVLPEIFHLSLGKVKNLRYGENPHQRSALYGDFFNYFEHLHGKELSYNNILDISSATELVIEFDKPACAIVKHTNPCGVGVDDKSVLEAFKKAFATDTVSPFGGIIAFNRPIDLKTAMAIDEIFTEVIIAPEFPPDVLNFLTRKKNRRLIRYKDINLKKVGLDFKRVIGGVLVQEFDSIDLEPMNLRVVTRRKPTVDEMEALIFAWKVVKHVKSNAIVYAKKDRTLGIGAGQMSRVDASKVAIMKAREMGHDLRGSVVASDAFFPFPDGLIEAIKAGATAVIQPGGSIKDDEIIKTADEYNIAMVFTGIRHFKH; translated from the coding sequence ATGAAAATTAAAACAGCTCTTATCAGCGTATATGATAAAACTGGAATAGTTGAATTTGCACGGGAATTGCAAGAGCTTGATATAGAGATAATTTCAACTGGTGGAACTTATAATGTTCTTGTGCAAAATGGAATTAAATCTAAACGGGTTGAAGAGATAACAGGTTTTCCTGAAATACTCAATGGTAGGGTTAAAACTTTACACCCAAAAATTCTTGCCGGAATACTTGCTTTGAGGGGTAATCCAAGGCATGAAGAACAATTGAAAAGTTTTGATATAACCCCAATTGACCTTGTCGTTGTGAACCTTTATCCGTTTTCAGATGTGATCAAGAGAGGAAATTTCACGATTGAGGAGGTAATTGAGCAAATTGATGTAGGTGGTGTTTCACTTTTAAGGGCAGGTGCAAAAAATTATAAATATGTCGCTGTCGTTGTAAATCCGCAAAGATATGAACAGGTAATCAAAGAGCTTAAATCAAGCGGGGGAGAACTTTCTGAAAAGACACGTATCATGCTTGCCGTTGAAGCTTTCAAGCACACATCAAATTATGATGCAACTATTGCTAACTTTTTCGCATCCCAGTTAACTGAGGATGTTTTGCCAGAGATTTTTCATCTAAGTTTGGGCAAAGTTAAAAATTTACGCTATGGCGAAAATCCACATCAAAGGTCCGCGCTTTATGGTGACTTTTTCAATTATTTTGAGCATCTTCACGGGAAAGAACTTTCCTATAACAATATACTTGACATAAGTTCTGCGACTGAACTTGTTATTGAGTTTGACAAACCTGCATGTGCGATTGTAAAGCACACGAATCCATGTGGAGTTGGGGTTGATGATAAATCGGTTCTTGAGGCTTTTAAAAAAGCATTTGCAACAGATACAGTTTCGCCATTTGGTGGGATAATTGCTTTTAATCGTCCAATTGATTTGAAAACAGCTATGGCAATTGATGAAATTTTCACTGAGGTTATAATCGCTCCTGAGTTTCCGCCGGATGTTTTAAACTTTTTGACGCGGAAGAAAAATAGAAGATTGATAAGGTATAAGGATATCAACTTAAAAAAGGTAGGGCTTGATTTTAAGAGGGTTATAGGTGGCGTTCTTGTTCAAGAGTTTGATTCAATTGATCTTGAGCCAATGAATTTGAGAGTTGTAACGAGAAGGAAACCGACGGTTGATGAAATGGAGGCGTTGATATTTGCATGGAAAGTTGTAAAACATGTTAAGTCAAATGCGATTGTTTATGCAAAGAAAGACAGAACTCTTGGAATTGGTGCAGGGCAAATGTCAAGGGTTGATGCTTCAAAAGTTGCGATTATGAAAGCAAGAGAAATGGGGCACGACCTAAGGGGTAGTGTTGTGGCGTCTGATGCTTTTTTCCCTTTTCCAGATGGATTAATTGAGGCGATA
- a CDS encoding phosphoribosylglycinamide formyltransferase-1, with translation MNIAVFASGRGSNLMAIINAIKEGRLNAKVALVISNNSNAGALEIARANGIDALHISRRQFASDEEYIQKLLHELKTRNIELIVLAGYMKKIPPEIVREYQNRILNIHPALLPAFGGPGMYGINVHKAVIDYGVKVTGVTVHIVDEEYDHGPIVMQRVVEVRDDDTPESLAERVLKVEHEIYPQAIELFVEGRVVISGRKVFIKDEN, from the coding sequence ATGAACATCGCTGTTTTCGCCTCCGGGCGTGGCTCAAATCTTATGGCGATCATCAATGCCATAAAGGAAGGAAGATTAAATGCGAAGGTTGCACTTGTGATAAGCAATAACTCTAATGCAGGTGCTCTTGAAATCGCAAGGGCAAATGGAATTGATGCCCTTCACATAAGCAGAAGACAATTTGCATCCGATGAAGAGTATATTCAAAAACTCCTTCATGAGCTTAAAACAAGAAACATTGAACTTATTGTTTTAGCTGGGTATATGAAGAAAATTCCACCGGAAATAGTTCGTGAATATCAAAATAGAATTCTAAACATACACCCTGCACTTTTGCCCGCCTTCGGAGGACCTGGAATGTATGGGATTAATGTTCACAAGGCGGTGATTGATTACGGTGTTAAGGTAACGGGTGTAACTGTGCATATTGTTGATGAAGAGTATGACCATGGTCCAATAGTTATGCAGAGAGTGGTTGAGGTCAGAGACGATGATACGCCCGAGAGCCTTGCTGAAAGAGTTTTGAAAGTTGAACATGAAATTTACCCACAAGCGATTGAACTTTTTGTTGAAGGTAGAGTAGTTATATCTGGAAGAAAAGTTTTTATAAAAGATGAAAATTAA
- a CDS encoding chaperonin GroEL — MAVKDILFNAEARAALKRGVDKLAEAVKVTLGPKGRNVIIDKKFGPPVVTKDGVTVAKEIELEDPVENMGAQLIREVASKTSDVAGDGTTTATVLAQAIFREGLKNVVAGRNPMDLKRGIDMAVKKVVEGLKEISREVKDKKEIAYVGAISANNDMSVGQLIADAMEKVGRDGVITVEEAKGTETTMEIVEGMQFDRGYLSPYFVTNPDTMECVLENPYILIHDKKISSLKDFLPILEKVAQSGRSLLVIAEDVEGEALATLVVNKLRGTLRCCAVKAPGFGERRKAMLEDIAILTGGTVISEEKGFKLENAQLSYLGQAKKVVVDKDNTTIVEGAGNKEDIKRRINEIKVQIEKTTSDYDREKLQERLAKLSGGVAVLKIGAATEVEMKEKKARVEDALHATKAAVEEGIVPGGGVAYLRVMHKLDELKPENEDQAVGIDIVRKALEEPIRWIVANAGLEPSIIVQKVKEGKDDFGFNAQTERFENLFESGVIDPTKVARVALENAASVASLLLTTEAVVFEKPEKEKTPAVPGGMSDMY; from the coding sequence ATGGCGGTAAAAGACATACTTTTCAATGCGGAGGCACGTGCAGCATTAAAGCGTGGGGTTGATAAGCTTGCAGAAGCTGTAAAGGTCACACTTGGTCCAAAAGGTAGAAATGTCATAATAGATAAAAAATTTGGACCGCCAGTTGTCACAAAGGACGGAGTTACGGTAGCGAAGGAGATTGAACTTGAGGATCCTGTTGAAAACATGGGAGCTCAATTGATTCGCGAAGTTGCTTCAAAGACGAGTGATGTTGCGGGTGATGGGACGACAACAGCAACTGTTCTTGCACAGGCGATATTTAGGGAGGGATTAAAAAATGTTGTAGCTGGAAGAAACCCGATGGATTTGAAGCGAGGTATTGATATGGCTGTTAAGAAAGTAGTTGAGGGGTTGAAGGAAATAAGCAGAGAAGTTAAGGACAAAAAAGAGATTGCTTATGTTGGTGCGATTTCAGCTAACAACGATATGTCAGTTGGTCAACTTATAGCTGATGCGATGGAGAAAGTTGGGAGGGATGGTGTTATAACTGTTGAGGAAGCGAAGGGAACTGAAACGACTATGGAGATAGTAGAAGGTATGCAGTTTGACCGTGGTTATCTTTCACCATACTTTGTGACAAATCCTGATACAATGGAATGTGTTCTTGAAAATCCATACATTTTAATCCATGATAAGAAGATTAGCTCTTTAAAGGATTTTCTCCCGATACTTGAGAAAGTTGCTCAATCAGGTAGATCGCTTCTTGTCATAGCTGAAGATGTTGAAGGTGAGGCTCTTGCAACGCTTGTAGTTAACAAGCTTCGTGGGACATTGCGTTGCTGTGCTGTTAAAGCGCCAGGATTTGGTGAGAGAAGAAAAGCTATGCTTGAAGATATAGCGATTTTAACAGGTGGAACGGTTATCTCTGAAGAGAAAGGATTCAAACTTGAGAATGCACAACTTTCATATCTTGGTCAGGCGAAAAAAGTTGTTGTGGATAAAGACAATACGACCATTGTTGAAGGAGCAGGGAATAAAGAGGATATCAAGCGTCGTATAAATGAAATTAAAGTGCAAATTGAGAAGACGACATCTGATTATGATCGTGAAAAACTTCAGGAACGTCTTGCAAAATTAAGTGGTGGTGTTGCTGTTTTAAAGATTGGCGCAGCTACAGAAGTTGAGATGAAGGAGAAGAAAGCTAGAGTTGAAGATGCTCTCCATGCAACAAAAGCTGCTGTTGAAGAGGGTATTGTTCCAGGTGGTGGAGTTGCTTATCTGAGGGTTATGCATAAACTTGATGAACTCAAGCCAGAAAATGAAGATCAAGCAGTTGGGATTGATATCGTAAGGAAAGCGCTTGAGGAACCAATCAGATGGATTGTAGCCAATGCTGGTCTTGAGCCATCAATCATTGTGCAGAAGGTCAAGGAAGGGAAAGATGACTTTGGATTTAACGCTCAAACCGAAAGGTTTGAGAATTTGTTTGAGTCTGGAGTTATTGACCCAACTAAGGTAGCTCGTGTTGCGCTTGAAAATGCAGCAAGCGTTGCATCGTTGCTATTGACGACTGAAGCTGTCGTTTTTGAAAAGCCTGAGAAGGAGAAAACGCCAGCAGTTCCGGGTGGAATGAGCGATATGTATTGA
- a CDS encoding chaperonin GroES yields MAKVNIRPLSDRVVVKPLPAEEVTKSGLVIPDTAKERPQQGEVIAVGPGRITDDGKKIPMEVKVGDKVLYGKYAGTEISIDGEEYLIMRESDILAIIE; encoded by the coding sequence ATGGCAAAAGTAAATATCCGTCCTTTATCTGATAGGGTTGTTGTAAAGCCGTTACCAGCGGAAGAGGTTACAAAAAGTGGTCTTGTCATTCCAGATACTGCAAAAGAACGACCTCAACAGGGGGAAGTAATCGCAGTTGGACCTGGGAGGATTACCGATGATGGGAAAAAAATCCCGATGGAGGTAAAAGTTGGAGATAAGGTTTTATATGGTAAATATGCTGGGACTGAAATTTCAATTGATGGAGAAGAGTATTTAATTATGAGGGAAAGTGATATTCTTGCAATAATTGAGTAA